A single window of Nyctibius grandis isolate bNycGra1 chromosome Z, bNycGra1.pri, whole genome shotgun sequence DNA harbors:
- the PRXL2C gene encoding peroxiredoxin-like 2C isoform X1, protein MAGPPAPPVRQQVGRARGCEQWPEAGELREAARCLVVDADGRSIPFRALYGEQKAIVVFVRHFLCYTCKEYVEDLAKVPKSFLQEANVRLVVIGQSSYHHIKPFCSLTGYTHEMYVDPQREIYKAFGMRRGEGNNVSVRSPHVKSNTLLGSIRSMWRAMTGPAFDFQGDPTQQGGALILGPGNEVHFLHLDKNRLDHVPINTVLQLAGVKTVNFTNKPQIIDI, encoded by the exons ATGGCCGGGCCGCCGGCGCCCCCCGTCAGGCAGCAGGTCGGCAGGGCGCGGGGCTGCGAGCAATGGCCGGAGGCGGGGGAGCTGCGGGAGGCCGCCCGCTGCCTGGTGGTGGACGCGGACGGGAGGAGCATCCCCTTCAGGGCCCTGTACGGGGAGCAAAAAGCGATCGTGGTGTTCGTGCGG CATTTTTTATGTTACACTTGTAAGGAGTATGTAGAAGACCTGGCAAAAGTCCCTAAATCGTTTTTACAA GAAGCAAATGTGAGGCTTGTAGTTATTGGACAGTCATCTTATCATCATATCAAG CCCTTTTGCAGTTTAACTGGGTATACACATGAAATGTATGTAGATCCACAAAGGGAAATTTATAAAGCGTTTGGCATGAGAAGAGGTGAAGGTAATAACGTATCAg TGCGGAGCCCTCATGTGAAATCAAACACACTCCTGGGAAGCATTAGGAGTATGTGGAGAGCAATGACAGGCCCAGCTTTTGATTTTCAAGGAGACCCCACTCAGCAGGGAGGAGCTTTGATTTTAGGCCCAG GTAATGAAGTTCATTTTTTGCACCTTGATAAAAACAGGCTGGATCATGTTCCCATTAACACAGTTTTGCAGCTGGCAGGAGTTAAAACAGTAAATTTCACAAACAAACCCCAGATTATTGACATATGA
- the PRXL2C gene encoding peroxiredoxin-like 2C isoform X2: MAGPPAPPVRQQVGRARGCEQWPEAGELREAARCLVVDADGRSIPFRALYGEQKAIVVFVREANVRLVVIGQSSYHHIKPFCSLTGYTHEMYVDPQREIYKAFGMRRGEGNNVSVRSPHVKSNTLLGSIRSMWRAMTGPAFDFQGDPTQQGGALILGPGNEVHFLHLDKNRLDHVPINTVLQLAGVKTVNFTNKPQIIDI, from the exons ATGGCCGGGCCGCCGGCGCCCCCCGTCAGGCAGCAGGTCGGCAGGGCGCGGGGCTGCGAGCAATGGCCGGAGGCGGGGGAGCTGCGGGAGGCCGCCCGCTGCCTGGTGGTGGACGCGGACGGGAGGAGCATCCCCTTCAGGGCCCTGTACGGGGAGCAAAAAGCGATCGTGGTGTTCGTGCGG GAAGCAAATGTGAGGCTTGTAGTTATTGGACAGTCATCTTATCATCATATCAAG CCCTTTTGCAGTTTAACTGGGTATACACATGAAATGTATGTAGATCCACAAAGGGAAATTTATAAAGCGTTTGGCATGAGAAGAGGTGAAGGTAATAACGTATCAg TGCGGAGCCCTCATGTGAAATCAAACACACTCCTGGGAAGCATTAGGAGTATGTGGAGAGCAATGACAGGCCCAGCTTTTGATTTTCAAGGAGACCCCACTCAGCAGGGAGGAGCTTTGATTTTAGGCCCAG GTAATGAAGTTCATTTTTTGCACCTTGATAAAAACAGGCTGGATCATGTTCCCATTAACACAGTTTTGCAGCTGGCAGGAGTTAAAACAGTAAATTTCACAAACAAACCCCAGATTATTGACATATGA